One Mycoplasma wenyonii str. Massachusetts DNA window includes the following coding sequences:
- a CDS encoding restriction endonuclease PLD domain-containing protein, translating to MVTKFLCANVWPLVKRKGQEEIRVCFMRELLKADEIRIFVAYFAQDSLKALNEIVNSYKIKRVCLILGMYNEKNLSDNSRKLALSINAKWKREGVGEIRITKKWRYHGKLYFFLKNNQIFSVITGSANLSFLCARQHPQYEEAVFFDDPESLKYFSEHMNDLFDPKITENIERYFFTKNSSKNLVE from the coding sequence GTGGTTACCAAGTTCCTTTGTGCTAATGTCTGGCCTTTAGTAAAAAGGAAAGGTCAAGAAGAGATTAGAGTGTGTTTTATGAGAGAGCTATTAAAGGCAGATGAAATAAGAATCTTTGTTGCTTACTTTGCGCAAGATTCTCTAAAGGCATTAAATGAAATAGTTAATTCTTACAAGATCAAAAGGGTGTGTTTAATTCTTGGAATGTATAACGAAAAGAATTTGTCAGATAACTCACGCAAGCTGGCTTTATCAATTAATGCCAAATGAAAAAGAGAAGGAGTGGGTGAAATAAGGATTACAAAGAAATGGAGATACCATGGAAAACTTTATTTCTTTCTAAAAAATAATCAAATCTTTTCAGTCATTACTGGTTCAGCTAATTTAAGTTTTTTATGTGCAAGACAACATCCACAATATGAAGAAGCTGTCTTTTTCGATGATCCTGAATCTCTGAAATACTTTTCAGAACATATGAATGATTTGTTTGATCCCAAAATTACTGAAAATATAGAGAGATATTTTTTTACTAAAAATTCATCTAAAAATCTTGTAGAATAA
- a CDS encoding HDIG domain-containing metalloprotein: MTQEKNFNFDHFLFEKFILKSVYNLKIDSAFSAHFSPAKKRIQLNLTVFSAQEKKKIQELLDPKSQLAQLVYKITNSKMVMLEESRNRDSLTVFIDHLYKEGSKFKFDFEKMEFTTAFYHALINNPNLTVESTTESDLLDYYYTIAQNQKGLTRDLGYKLLTEFLEYERKDLSDEWAYLVGKTKYFYSYNQNLLEHLLEVSILSANFAFQLNLNPLKAKRAAFFHDIGKVTGQYSDHVLDGVALAKKFHLDSYIVETIEGHHNYEYSESNPFLVITRAMDKLSAGRLGARPLQLEKTQERNDKIKALLSQIEELSKLEFLAGGHIIKIFLKPESFQWSNLEELKKRISSMLRNAELKYQYNYQFILRLEYSDSFLLNDY, encoded by the coding sequence TTGACTCAAGAGAAGAACTTTAACTTCGATCATTTCTTATTTGAGAAATTCATTCTCAAATCTGTATACAACCTAAAGATAGATAGTGCATTCTCAGCTCACTTTAGTCCTGCAAAAAAGAGAATTCAATTAAATCTAACTGTTTTTTCAGCTCAAGAAAAAAAGAAAATACAAGAGCTCTTAGATCCAAAGAGCCAATTAGCTCAACTAGTCTACAAGATCACTAATAGCAAAATGGTTATGTTGGAAGAATCTAGAAATAGAGATAGCTTAACTGTTTTTATAGATCACCTATATAAAGAAGGAAGTAAGTTCAAGTTTGATTTTGAAAAAATGGAATTCACTACTGCCTTCTATCATGCTCTCATTAATAATCCCAACTTAACAGTTGAGTCTACTACTGAAAGTGATTTACTAGATTATTACTATACAATAGCTCAGAATCAAAAGGGATTAACGAGAGATTTAGGCTACAAGCTATTAACTGAGTTTTTGGAATATGAAAGAAAAGATTTAAGTGATGAATGAGCTTATTTAGTTGGGAAAACTAAATACTTTTACTCTTATAACCAAAACCTATTAGAGCACTTACTAGAAGTTAGTATCTTAAGTGCTAACTTTGCTTTTCAGTTAAATCTAAATCCCTTAAAGGCTAAAAGAGCAGCTTTCTTTCACGATATAGGGAAAGTGACTGGTCAATACTCTGACCACGTATTAGATGGAGTTGCTTTAGCTAAGAAATTTCATTTAGATAGCTATATAGTAGAGACTATTGAAGGTCACCATAACTATGAATACTCTGAGAGCAATCCCTTTCTGGTTATTACCAGAGCAATGGATAAGTTATCTGCTGGTAGGTTGGGAGCCAGACCTCTTCAACTAGAGAAAACTCAAGAGAGAAATGACAAGATTAAAGCCTTACTTTCTCAAATAGAAGAACTTTCTAAACTAGAGTTCTTGGCTGGCGGACATATCATAAAGATCTTCTTAAAGCCAGAAAGCTTTCAGTGATCTAATCTAGAAGAGTTAAAGAAAAGAATATCTTCTATGCTTAGAAATGCAGAGCTAAAGTATCAATACAATTACCAATTTATATTGAGACTAGAATACTCTGATTCTTTTCTCCTAAATGACTACTAA
- a CDS encoding HD domain-containing protein codes for MNSGENSKFTKKMINYLSKYKSPRLFTGCYSELKLSDSKYFNERTVGQLVGKSGERKEEFFSLTGVKPHIEYSDNKPVLMLSKYNSRELKLAHMLGERFKTTKSWSSCSINKHVKQLQERLSREEREVGEKILAEYWAEKAQSNLSEYVGRMSNERYSPTQTLLEHSIEVAEEAKKISEALSLDSSKLQRMALFHDIGKVIFSYFEHTSPKILEHLPELKEESELIEVITSHHEPLGSPSSPNVALITLINRIVSQSHFIKIEGSEVPPSLQKSMEALLTDAVSGNKLSAFYILSSSYHFWFVLKGPKEKQEELTKELTVELNHLLQSYSGSENKELKNLCFTLFWLPEADSEEKISFTKLKLSDSFYSYESDLTY; via the coding sequence ATGAACAGCGGAGAAAACTCTAAATTCACTAAGAAAATGATCAATTATCTCTCTAAGTATAAATCTCCAAGGCTCTTCACAGGCTGTTACTCAGAGCTCAAACTATCAGATAGTAAATATTTCAATGAAAGAACAGTTGGACAGCTAGTAGGTAAATCTGGAGAGAGAAAGGAAGAGTTCTTTTCTCTAACTGGGGTCAAGCCTCACATTGAATACTCAGATAACAAACCTGTCTTAATGCTCTCCAAGTACAACTCCAGAGAGCTCAAACTAGCTCATATGTTGGGAGAGAGATTCAAAACCACTAAGAGTTGATCTTCTTGCTCTATTAATAAACACGTAAAACAACTGCAAGAAAGACTAAGTAGAGAAGAAAGAGAGGTAGGAGAAAAGATCTTAGCGGAATATTGAGCTGAAAAAGCTCAATCTAATCTCTCCGAGTATGTTGGAAGAATGAGCAATGAAAGATATTCCCCAACACAAACTCTCTTAGAGCACTCTATAGAGGTCGCAGAAGAGGCAAAGAAAATCTCTGAAGCTCTTTCTCTAGATTCCTCAAAACTCCAGAGAATGGCCCTATTCCACGATATAGGTAAAGTTATCTTTTCTTATTTCGAGCACACCTCCCCCAAAATTCTGGAACATCTACCAGAACTTAAAGAAGAATCAGAACTAATAGAAGTTATTACCTCTCACCATGAACCATTAGGAAGTCCCTCCTCTCCTAATGTAGCTCTAATAACTCTTATTAACAGAATAGTTTCACAATCTCACTTCATTAAGATTGAAGGCTCAGAAGTTCCCCCCAGTCTTCAAAAGTCAATGGAAGCTCTATTGACAGATGCAGTCTCTGGAAATAAACTATCTGCCTTTTATATTCTTTCTTCCTCTTATCATTTTTGGTTTGTATTAAAGGGCCCTAAAGAAAAACAAGAAGAGTTAACTAAAGAATTAACTGTAGAGTTGAATCACTTATTGCAGAGTTATTCTGGTTCCGAGAATAAAGAGTTAAAAAATCTGTGTTTTACTTTGTTTTGACTTCCAGAGGCAGACTCTGAAGAGAAAATCTCTTTTACCAAACTAAAACTCTCAGATTCTTTCTATAGTTATGAGAGTGATCTAACTTATTAA
- a CDS encoding RluA family pseudouridine synthase: MESRVVYECSNYLIVDKESGILVHKDKYTPEEETLIAQLKKRYGEDIYLVNRLDRDTSGLLLVAKGKLALLALKSLFDEQKIEKRYLAILSKPLPHPKIKITFSLGRDKGDKLKFSATNSKKYKNALTLAETIDSQLVLLSLKTGRTHQLRAHLFTLACPILNDPIYGTKEETRESFGQYLHSFSLCFVDPWTNEPVSVVSNPPLEFMEKLLELKIETSSLVNFESSAESLSEK, encoded by the coding sequence TTGGAATCAAGGGTTGTATATGAGTGCTCAAATTATTTAATAGTTGACAAAGAATCAGGGATTTTAGTACACAAAGATAAGTACACACCAGAAGAAGAAACTTTAATAGCTCAACTAAAAAAGAGATATGGTGAAGATATATATCTAGTTAATAGACTAGACAGAGATACTAGTGGTTTATTACTAGTTGCTAAAGGTAAATTAGCTCTATTAGCTCTTAAATCTCTTTTCGATGAACAAAAAATAGAAAAGAGATATTTAGCTATTCTCTCTAAACCATTACCTCACCCAAAGATAAAGATTACTTTTTCTCTTGGTAGAGATAAGGGAGATAAGTTAAAATTCAGCGCTACCAACTCTAAGAAATATAAGAATGCTCTAACTCTTGCAGAAACTATTGACTCCCAGCTAGTACTATTGAGTCTTAAGACTGGTAGAACTCACCAACTTAGAGCTCACTTATTTACTCTTGCTTGTCCTATACTAAACGATCCTATATATGGAACTAAAGAAGAGACTAGAGAGAGTTTTGGACAATATCTACACTCATTTAGTCTTTGCTTTGTAGATCCCTGAACTAATGAACCAGTCTCTGTAGTCTCTAATCCTCCTCTAGAGTTTATGGAAAAACTACTTGAGTTAAAGATTGAAACTAGCTCTCTAGTTAACTTTGAGTCTAGTGCTGAAAGCTTAAGTGAGAAATAA
- a CDS encoding HAD-IIB family hydrolase gives MSNYKYIVISDLDGTLCNSREILSEQTKEYIVKFQEEHPEVLVTFCTGRPWAEAKDIYEQLQLKSYIACLNGSYIYNPHTKHLITSFLSTKFLSYLLSFPSTLSNLVKGALITDKLLLPLESDLPKATLQALEKSESNLVGVKLFYKESDWGVVSELIAWIKKFSPAPRVSIFFYPGLLNIELQSSQLDKSSFVQFISNYVGVEYKNILTFGDNHNDIPMMKGGVRGYALSNALFLLKQEASVISKYSNDEDGVIKELTSFFADKTN, from the coding sequence ATGTCCAATTATAAATACATAGTTATTTCAGATCTAGATGGAACTCTTTGTAATAGTAGGGAGATACTCTCAGAACAAACTAAAGAATACATAGTTAAGTTTCAAGAAGAACACCCGGAAGTATTAGTTACTTTCTGCACAGGAAGACCTTGGGCAGAAGCTAAGGACATATATGAACAACTTCAACTAAAGTCTTATATTGCTTGTTTGAATGGTTCTTATATATACAATCCACACACTAAACACTTAATAACTTCTTTTTTAAGTACTAAGTTCTTAAGTTATCTCTTAAGTTTTCCTAGTACTCTAAGTAACTTAGTTAAAGGGGCTTTAATAACTGATAAGTTATTGTTACCTCTAGAGTCAGATCTTCCTAAGGCCACTCTGCAAGCGCTAGAAAAGAGTGAATCTAATTTAGTGGGAGTTAAGTTGTTCTACAAAGAAAGTGATTGAGGGGTTGTTAGTGAGTTAATTGCTTGAATCAAGAAGTTTAGTCCTGCCCCTAGAGTAAGTATCTTTTTTTATCCTGGATTACTTAATATAGAGTTGCAAAGCTCACAATTAGATAAGTCCAGTTTTGTGCAGTTTATCTCCAATTATGTTGGAGTAGAATATAAAAATATTTTGACTTTTGGGGATAATCACAATGATATCCCTATGATGAAAGGGGGTGTTAGAGGATATGCTTTATCTAATGCATTGTTCCTACTAAAACAAGAGGCTTCAGTAATTTCTAAATACTCTAATGATGAAGATGGCGTAATTAAAGAGTTAACTTCCTTCTTTGCGGATAAAACTAACTAG
- a CDS encoding DHH family phosphoesterase produces MAAISSLMGKILNKKQVAEDKFISEKAKKRDSFLKQFPHYINSALQIVIFPHVNPDGDCLGGAFGLRETLRAQFKEKNVYVVGTSQGMFPWLEMDFDDIPLDFDYASSLALIIDSGTSDRAQRFQEFFGSPETQKWGAVIRIDHHDLTQDYHTDLSWVDSSYAACCAQLVQICDYYQWKMPKRAATFFYLGLLTDSGFFGNAEVSPRTLVIAAKALRAGADREFLVTNLRRTHTLENRLKGFILENYIQEEKFVWYFLKKDDVERFKPFSLTSNQVSTLANIDDNVLWILLTEVKQGEIRVSFRSIGTLDVRKIAEEFGGGGHLNASGATLTSESQVKTVINKAKKLVKEFIAARGETSKDTLEEKAKEEFDKQVNTSYRMEFTPEEEESLSEQKALIEKTHDSLASQAKIKEAEEIVNSDKAFETFLDPQETFSGTVEKKEEAKPSK; encoded by the coding sequence ATGGCTGCAATTAGTTCTTTGATGGGAAAGATCCTAAATAAGAAGCAGGTAGCGGAAGATAAGTTCATTTCAGAAAAGGCTAAAAAAAGAGATAGCTTTTTAAAACAATTTCCTCACTATATAAATAGTGCTTTACAAATAGTTATCTTTCCGCACGTAAATCCAGATGGAGACTGTTTGGGGGGTGCTTTCGGGCTGAGAGAGACTTTAAGAGCTCAATTTAAAGAAAAGAATGTATATGTAGTAGGAACTAGTCAAGGAATGTTTCCTTGATTGGAGATGGACTTTGATGATATTCCCCTAGACTTTGACTATGCCTCTTCTTTAGCTCTAATAATTGACTCGGGAACCAGTGATAGAGCTCAGAGATTCCAAGAATTCTTTGGGAGTCCTGAAACGCAAAAGTGGGGGGCTGTAATTAGAATAGACCACCACGATCTAACCCAAGACTATCACACAGATCTTTCTTGAGTAGATAGTAGTTATGCTGCTTGCTGTGCACAACTAGTTCAAATTTGTGACTACTATCAATGAAAAATGCCAAAAAGAGCCGCAACTTTCTTCTACCTAGGACTATTAACTGATAGTGGGTTTTTTGGAAATGCAGAAGTATCTCCTAGAACTTTGGTGATAGCTGCAAAAGCTCTAAGAGCTGGGGCTGACAGAGAGTTCTTAGTAACTAACTTAAGAAGAACACATACTCTAGAAAATAGACTGAAAGGATTTATTCTAGAGAACTATATACAGGAAGAAAAATTTGTTTGATATTTCCTAAAGAAAGATGATGTTGAGAGATTTAAACCTTTCTCTCTAACTTCTAATCAAGTATCCACTTTAGCTAATATAGATGACAATGTTTTGTGAATACTTCTAACAGAAGTAAAGCAAGGAGAAATAAGAGTTAGCTTTAGATCTATTGGAACTCTAGATGTTAGAAAGATAGCTGAAGAGTTTGGTGGAGGAGGACACTTAAATGCTTCTGGAGCTACCTTAACTAGTGAATCCCAAGTAAAGACTGTAATTAATAAAGCTAAAAAACTAGTTAAAGAGTTTATAGCTGCTAGAGGAGAAACTAGCAAAGATACATTAGAAGAAAAAGCTAAAGAAGAATTTGATAAGCAAGTAAATACTTCTTATAGAATGGAATTCACTCCTGAAGAAGAGGAATCTCTATCAGAACAAAAGGCTTTAATAGAAAAGACACATGATAGTCTTGCTAGTCAAGCAAAGATCAAAGAGGCTGAAGAAATAGTTAACTCTGATAAAGCTTTTGAAACCTTCCTAGATCCACAAGAAACTTTTAGTGGTACTGTAGAGAAAAAGGAGGAAGCTAAACCATCTAAGTAA
- a CDS encoding FGGY family carbohydrate kinase, whose amino-acid sequence MWVSSYCSAPKFNYLIKEVIPCLNTEWLWGTLDCWLIYLLSEGRYFVTDYVSASRTALLNLKSLEWDKELCELFEIPREKFPSLCENAREIGSVKLFGKYNLILKGVIGDQQGALYTTYRLREEGGKLPISLVYGTGAFLLQLLPSGKTFEEIYSSLPENSPLSISLAWVVDSKASYALELGISNSGKALEWLLSLMKLQASEIERVLEPENINWESLPFSIPTLSSKFLFSTPENYSASIFNLCYESKEKELIVSFLESMSFSVKVATELLSFNPKRNYIVVGGGLSKNTFFLELQSSCLDCPLTIYQSEHLSGLGSAFLTFPESSKIPSLEHKKIIPNSNYSAFLNKRFKTWKKKLKVCQVI is encoded by the coding sequence TTGTGAGTTAGTTCTTATTGCTCAGCCCCTAAATTCAACTATCTAATAAAGGAAGTTATTCCTTGCTTAAATACAGAGTGACTCTGAGGTACTTTAGATTGTTGACTAATTTATCTCTTAAGTGAAGGTAGATATTTTGTTACTGATTATGTTTCAGCTTCAAGAACAGCTTTACTTAATCTCAAAAGTCTAGAGTGAGATAAAGAGCTTTGTGAATTATTTGAGATTCCAAGAGAGAAATTTCCTAGTCTTTGTGAAAATGCACGAGAAATAGGCTCTGTTAAGTTATTTGGAAAATACAACCTAATACTCAAAGGAGTTATAGGAGATCAGCAAGGAGCTCTTTATACAACCTATAGATTGAGAGAGGAGGGGGGCAAATTACCTATCTCTTTGGTATATGGAACAGGAGCTTTTTTGCTCCAATTACTACCAAGCGGAAAGACTTTTGAAGAAATCTATTCTTCTCTTCCGGAAAATAGTCCTTTGTCAATTAGCCTAGCTTGAGTTGTTGACTCTAAAGCGAGTTATGCATTAGAACTAGGTATTTCTAATTCTGGTAAGGCTTTAGAGTGACTCTTAAGTCTAATGAAATTACAGGCAAGTGAGATTGAGAGAGTACTAGAGCCCGAGAATATAAACTGAGAATCTCTTCCTTTCTCAATACCTACTCTCTCAAGTAAATTCTTATTCTCAACTCCAGAGAACTACTCTGCCTCTATTTTCAATCTTTGTTATGAGTCAAAAGAGAAAGAATTAATAGTTTCTTTCTTGGAGTCAATGTCTTTTAGTGTGAAAGTAGCTACAGAGTTACTTTCTTTTAATCCAAAAAGGAACTATATAGTTGTTGGGGGAGGATTAAGTAAAAATACTTTCTTCTTGGAATTACAGTCTAGTTGTTTGGATTGCCCCCTAACTATCTATCAATCAGAACACTTAAGTGGTTTAGGTTCTGCTTTTCTTACTTTCCCTGAGAGCTCTAAGATTCCTTCCCTTGAGCACAAAAAGATTATTCCTAACTCTAACTATTCAGCTTTCTTAAATAAAAGATTTAAGACTTGAAAAAAGAAACTAAAAGTGTGTCAAGTTATTTAA
- a CDS encoding dUTPase has product MFLSELVEYQKKLDSKVFEIQKPNLDEYHLLVARKTALVSEYFEFLNETKLFKYWTNKEIELEKLYEEFIDIVHFTLSLLYVYNLEETLGTKYSLGISSADTRENLFVKARTDNRLKLELLNTNYSWMIDIYSAIEKDNFAEWLGWLSQISIWLALTSEEIKERYLSKWRVNFERLGVTV; this is encoded by the coding sequence ATGTTTCTTTCTGAGTTAGTAGAGTATCAAAAGAAACTAGACTCAAAGGTATTTGAGATACAAAAACCTAACTTAGATGAGTATCACTTATTAGTTGCAAGAAAAACAGCTTTAGTCTCTGAATACTTTGAGTTTCTTAATGAAACTAAGCTGTTTAAATACTGAACAAATAAAGAGATAGAGTTAGAAAAACTATATGAAGAATTTATAGATATAGTTCACTTTACCTTATCTCTTTTATATGTCTATAACCTAGAAGAAACATTAGGTACTAAATATAGTCTAGGTATTAGCTCTGCTGATACTAGAGAGAATCTATTTGTTAAAGCAAGAACAGATAACAGATTAAAGCTTGAGTTACTGAATACTAACTATAGCTGAATGATAGATATTTATTCAGCAATAGAGAAAGATAACTTTGCTGAGTGATTGGGTTGGCTTTCTCAAATAAGTATCTGGCTTGCTTTAACTAGTGAAGAGATTAAAGAAAGATATCTATCTAAATGAAGAGTTAATTTTGAAAGATTGGGAGTAACTGTTTAG
- a CDS encoding restriction endonuclease: MLVIVDPLINPWSGESQSWYDVKLTVQGEHNLPTEKEWFYVVTEGGNHFKARFFGKKTKKLISFEDARILGQEAKGAMVEREMAYQVYDTEDDPERKVVITKEDLEACGGSEVILKKTNMTKEDIRGNKRDIWILSFPYKLWEPDEELYKWVTEIANK, from the coding sequence ATGCTTGTTATAGTCGACCCATTAATTAATCCTTGAAGTGGAGAGAGTCAGAGTTGATACGACGTCAAGTTAACAGTTCAGGGAGAACATAACTTACCTACTGAAAAAGAATGGTTTTATGTAGTAACTGAAGGAGGAAACCACTTTAAGGCACGGTTTTTTGGAAAAAAGACTAAGAAATTAATTTCTTTTGAAGATGCTAGAATTCTTGGGCAAGAAGCGAAAGGTGCAATGGTTGAAAGGGAGATGGCTTACCAAGTTTATGACACAGAAGATGATCCTGAGAGAAAAGTAGTAATTACAAAAGAAGATTTGGAAGCATGTGGTGGATCAGAGGTAATCTTGAAAAAAACCAATATGACCAAAGAAGATATAAGGGGAAATAAAAGAGATATTTGGATATTGTCTTTCCCTTATAAACTTTGAGAGCCAGATGAAGAATTGTACAAATGAGTTACTGAAATAGCCAATAAATAG
- a CDS encoding Holliday junction resolvase RecU: MQQLKQNLGTFVETIMSNTAEYYIQNNIAYFRKAHPEYIHLPQDNLLHQEEHTYSMKVRSKGDLDFYGVYKGRYFSIELKETKKEIFSLSLLKSHQLEQLKKIDDCGGISLLLIHFFLQDSHFILLSYPELLKLLELKKTKRFSLADLQKIKSYELKIIFPTIFNLTEQLDQILLNYI, from the coding sequence ATGCAACAACTTAAACAAAATCTTGGAACTTTTGTTGAAACGATTATGTCTAACACTGCTGAGTACTACATTCAAAACAATATTGCTTATTTCAGAAAGGCTCACCCCGAATACATTCATCTCCCCCAAGACAATCTCTTACACCAAGAAGAACACACTTACTCTATGAAAGTTCGCTCTAAAGGTGATCTTGACTTCTATGGAGTCTACAAAGGTAGATATTTCTCTATAGAGCTAAAAGAAACTAAAAAAGAGATCTTCTCTCTTTCTTTGCTCAAGAGTCATCAACTAGAGCAACTAAAGAAAATAGATGATTGTGGAGGTATTTCTCTTCTCTTAATTCACTTTTTCTTACAAGATTCTCACTTTATACTCCTAAGCTATCCAGAGCTCTTAAAGTTACTAGAGCTTAAGAAAACAAAGAGATTCTCTTTGGCTGATCTCCAAAAAATAAAAAGTTATGAACTAAAGATAATCTTTCCTACTATCTTTAACCTAACTGAACAACTAGATCAAATACTTCTTAACTATATTTAG